Proteins from a single region of Oncorhynchus keta strain PuntledgeMale-10-30-2019 chromosome 20, Oket_V2, whole genome shotgun sequence:
- the myclb gene encoding protein L-Myc-1b: protein MPGINSTNAPHYESGWEMEYDHYQHYFYDDHDPDEDFFKSTAPSEDIWKKFELVPTPPMSPIRTLDGAAGVGMVYPSLGDKLEWVSQFLGQEDDQDVPCKFSSADEALGNLSSIIIQDCMWSSFSAGKQLEKVIGERHASCPGSGSTKPAPQQVGAGINTTGRAQCVTIPTDAPVLSSLATDCVDPGAVLTFPLTGGLTGGLTGGPFKKPAVSSGSESPTDSSDDESSDDEDEEEIDVVTVEHKQYKPRRLANGRLNGRTPVTITVGADPVDPKHFHISIHQQQHNYAAPSPDTHKHPEPPRKRVRHEPLNSSHNFSNSSHPKPHPGPASTNQNPESKPPHVAVATAGSESPDANTLILASSPSNSPPSSSHRHLSSLKSCSHPCSPQSSDCEDTDKRKTHNFLERKRRNDLRSRFLALRDNIPGLAECPKTPKVAILTRATEYLAQLHSSERQRAQEKRQLKARHQQLLRRLAQLKQCP, encoded by the exons ATGCCGGGCATAAACTCCACCAACGCCCCTCACTATGAGTCCGGCTGGGAGATGGAGTACGACCACTATCAACATTACTTCTACGACGACCACGATCCGGATGAGGATTTCTTTAAATCCACTGCGCCCAGCGAGGACATTTGGAAAAAATTCGAGCTAGTACCGACCCCGCCCATGTCCCCTATCCGGACTTTAGATGGGGCAGCCGGGGTCGGGATGGTCTACCCTTCGCTGGGGGACAAACTCGAGTGGGTGTCCCAGTTTTTGGGTCAAGAGGACGACCAGGATGTGCCGTGTAAATTCAGTTCCGCCGACGAGGCTTTGGGGAACCTGAGCTCCATTATCATCCAGGACTGCATGTGGAGCAGCTTCTCGGCGGGCAAACAGCTGGAGAAAGTTATCGGGGAGCGACACGCTTCCTGTCCCGGGTCGGGGTCGACCAAACCGGCCCCGCAGCAGGTGGGAGCTGGCATCAACACCACCGGGAGGGCGCAGTGTGTGACGATACCCACGGACGCTCCGGTTCTCAGTAGCTTGGCGACGGATTGCGTGGACCCAGGTGCTGTTCTCACCTTCCCCCTGACCGGGGGACTAACCGGGGGACTAACCGGGGGACCGTTCAAGAAACCTGCGGTGTCCTCCGGTTCCGAATCTCCCACAGACTCATCGG ATGATGAATCTAGTGATGATGAGGACGAAGAGGAGATTGATGTGGTGACTGTGGAACACAAGCAGTACAAGCCCCGGCGGCTGGCCAACGGCAGGCTGAACGGGCGGACGCCGGTGACCATCACAGTCGGAGCGGACCCTGTGGACCCGAAACACTTCCACATCTCTATCCACCAACAGCAGCATAACTACGCTGCGCCTTCCccggacacacacaaacatcccGAGCCCCCCAGGAAGAGAGTCCGACACGAGCCCCTGAACTCTTCTCATAACTTCTCAAACTCATCTCACCCCAAGCCACACCCAGGCCCCGCCTCAACCAATCAGAACCCTGAGAGCAAACCACCTCACGTCGCAGTGGCTACGGCCGGTTCGGAGTCACCTGACGCCAACACACTCATCCTTGCCTCCTCCCCCTCGaactctcccccatcctcctcccaccGCCACCTCTCCTCCTTGAAGTCCTGCTCCCACCCCTGCAGCCCCCAGTCCTCCGACTGTGAGGACACGGACAAACGCAAGACTCACAACTTCCTGGAACGTAAACGGCGCAATGACCTGCGCTCTCGTTTCCTGGCGCTGCGGGACAACATCCCTGGCTTGGCAGAGTGCCCCAAGACACCCAAGGTGGCCATCCTGACACGTGCCACTGAGTACCTGGCGCAGCTGCATTCTAGCGAGCGCCAGCGGGCACAGGAGAAACGTCAGCTGAAGGCCAGGCACCAGCAGCTACTCCGCAGGTTGGCACAGCTCAAACAATGCCCCTGA